Proteins from a single region of Argiope bruennichi chromosome 6, qqArgBrue1.1, whole genome shotgun sequence:
- the LOC129972255 gene encoding OTU domain-containing protein 5-A-like, whose protein sequence is MTILPKKKTTQQKGEAEKPADSANHNYSSDNHGHTSHPPEGRERFNFSSRTSPPTWPLHTSREEKRPAHSSSLGFDEYVNGESGPSHSKRRHQTSPHRNVRKARTHSNHSHRSGNSSIPYSIPGPSQVQGLSTVPERQNNNSKGEVAEGQEEDPSGYNSGDEYDRSFDQMTEEELREKEIMFEAKLRKKGYSIKKMGEDGACMFRAVADQVYGDQEMHSAIRKLCMDYMAKNSDYYSQYVTEDFEKYLQRKRSDHIHGNHIEMQAMSEMFNRHIEVYHYSSEPINIFHGSQKTDNEPIRLSYHRNVHYNSIVDPYKATIGVGLGLPSFKPDLMNKTLVNDAIRASENLELEQAMLEDKLRATDWEATNEAIEEQIARESYLEWLRENEAKSRSKNVAPSATATSCSSLMDGYSGSMSPQSSRMLSRSRCSNSASSSPKISDSHISEKESKSPLAGTSSYNDDMYSVYKKQEENVGASGSSIGNSGFELVETASFLNQLPPSVFGLSDWEDSGILAKVLAESQQEYIDSLKRNNAS, encoded by the coding sequence ATGACTATTTTACCAAAGAAAAAAACTACTCAGCAGAAAGGTGAAGCTGAAAAACCTGCTGATTCAGCTAATCATAATTATTCAAGCGATAATCATGGACACACTTCACATCCCCCTGAAGGCAGAGAAAGGTTCAATTTTTCATCCAGAACATCCCCTCCAACTTGGCCCTTACACACTTCTCGTGAAGAGAAAAGGCCTGCACATTCATCTAGCCTAGGATTTGATGAGTATGTAAATGGGGAATCTGGACCAAGCCATTCAAAGAGACGTCATCAGACATCTCCACATCGCAATGTGAGAAAAGCTCGCACTCATTCTAATCATTCTCATAGGAGTGGAAATTCATCCATTCCTTATTCCATTCCTGGGCCTTCACAAGTGCAAGGTTTAAGTACAGTTCCAGAGCggcaaaataataatagcaaaggAGAAGTGGCTGAGGGTCAAGAAGAGGATCCTTCTGGATATAACAGTGGAGATGAATATGATCGTTCATTTGACCAAATGACAGAAGAAGAACTCCGTGAGAAAGAAATAATGTTTGAAGCTAAGTTGAGGAAAAAGggatattccattaaaaaaatgggTGAAGATGGGGCTTGTATGTTCAGAGCTGTTGCTGACCAAGTTTATGGAGACCAAGAAATGCATTCTGCAATTAGGAAATTATGCATGGATTACATGGctaaaaattctgattattattcCCAATATGTTACTGAAGATTTTGAGAAGTATCTACAAAGGAAGCGAAGTGATCATATCCATGGAAATCATATTGAGATGCAAGCTATGTCCGAAATGTTTAATAGGCACATTGAAGTATACCACTACAGCTCTGAGCCcatcaatatatttcatggcTCCCAGAAAACAGATAATGAGCCAATACGCTTAAGCTACCACAGAAATGTGCACTACAATTCTATCGTTGATCCATATAAGGCCACTATAGGAGTTGGTCTGGGCTTGCCTTCTTTTAAACCTGACCTTATGAATAAAACATTAGTTAATGATGCCATAAGAGCTTCAGAAAATCTGGAACTGGAACAAGCAATGCTTGAAGATAAACTACGAGCCACAGATTGGGAAGCCACCAATGAAGCAATTGAAGAACAAATTGCAAGAGAATCTTACCTGGAATGGTTGAGAGAGAATGAAGCTAAAAGTCGTTCCAAGAATGTAGCACCATCTGCAACAGCCACCAGTTGTTCCAGCTTGATGGACGGATATTCCGGTAGTATGTCACCACAATCAAGCAGAATGTTGTCCAGATCAAGATGTTCTAATTCTGCCTCATCAAGTCCAAAGATTAGTGACAGTCACATAAgtgaaaaagaatcaaaatctcCTTTGGCTGGCACCTCTTCATATAATGATGACATGTATAGTGTATATAAAAAACAAGAAGAGAATGTTGGTGCCAGTGGCTCATCTATAGGAAATTCTGGGTTCGAACTGGTTGAAACTGCATCTTTTCTCAATCAGCTCCCACCATCTGTGTTTGGATTAAGCGACTGGGAAGATTCTGGCATCTTGGCTAAAGTTTTAGCCGAATCCCAACAGGAATATATTGATTCTTTAAAACGTAACAATGCTAGttaa